Within the Desulfovibrio sp. genome, the region GGGCTTGACACTTCCGCTTCTGAACCTCCCGGTAAAGACAGCACCATAAAACGTGTCAGCGTTGTTTTTCCGCTGCCAAGGTCGCCATGCAACAGAAGCGTTCTTGTTTTTGCATCGCCACTTACTGCCGCTACAAGCATTTCGGCAAAGCGGGCTGTATCCTCAAGGCTGTAGAGTATTATCTGGGCCATGCAAAAGTATCTTCCTTGTCTTGCTGTACGGTGTGAAGCACGTGGGGCAGGGCATCTGCTGTCGCTGTTGGAGTGTTTCCGCGCAGGGGCCATTGCACGGCCAGACTGCGCCCGGCCAGGGCGTGCAGGGCTACGCCCATGCCTGCCGCCAGCAGGGAAGGATGACAGTCCCAGGGCAGGGCAGCGCTGCATTCACGCAGAACATCCGCCCGTGAAGCGAGCAGTCCGCCTATGCAGCCCGCCAGCACATCGCCTGACCCGCCCACAGCCAATTGCGGGACATCATACGGGCAAATCAATGTGGGGCCAGTTGATTGCCGCACCATGGTGCCTGCCCCTTTAAGCACAGCAACGCCGCAACTTGCGGCGCACAGTTTATCCAGGGCCGCCCACCGATCGCCCTGAACACATTGGGCCGATTGGCCAAGAAGCATGCCCGCCTCGCCGGGGTGCGGCGTAAGGACGTCTTCTTTGCGGATTTTATCCAGCAACTTGGGTTCATACGAAAGCAGGGCCAAGGCATCGGCATCAAAAACAGTCGGCGGCCGGTGTGCTTCCAGCAGGGCATGCAGAAATTTTGCAGCGTCTTTATCTCGTCCCATTCCGGGGCCGATGACCACGGCGGTACAGGTATCCATCAAGGAGCAAAGTCTGGTTGAAATGGCAGACGGCCAATGGGGCCCAGTGTTCTCCAGGGCCAGGGTCATGATTTCAGGCCAGCCGCACTTGATGTCGGTAATGGCATCAGCGGGAGCGGCCACGGTCACCAGTCCCGCGCCAGTTCGCAGAGCCGCGCGGGCGGCAAGGTGGGCTGCGCCTCCGTAGCCAGGCGCACCGCCCAGAATCAGGACATGGCCAAAAGTATTTTTAAAGCTGTTCTCAGGCAGGCCGGACGGCAGCGCAAGGGGCGCAAGGCAGTGCCCGTCAAG harbors:
- a CDS encoding NAD(P)H-hydrate dehydratase; translated protein: MSYSSTSRFLLPPLPFPQEIRAWDAGAEALGLPEMLLMENAAREAFVVLCRHCPDIAGKTVWLFMGNGNNGGDAVCLARYLLDAGAKPLVLHTKAQSQHKGASARHMKVAKAAGVPFYQLRFKQNRWNLPQYDLPHLIVDGLLGTGFRGPLREDALSLVEAINELAPGRLVLSLDIPSGLDACTGKPMPLAVRATCTVCFAAGKPGLALPWSRQWTGSVHVRDIGIPARVRDGAHCSGYLLDGHCLAPLALPSGLPENSFKNTFGHVLILGGAPGYGGAAHLAARAALRTGAGLVTVAAPADAITDIKCGWPEIMTLALENTGPHWPSAISTRLCSLMDTCTAVVIGPGMGRDKDAAKFLHALLEAHRPPTVFDADALALLSYEPKLLDKIRKEDVLTPHPGEAGMLLGQSAQCVQGDRWAALDKLCAASCGVAVLKGAGTMVRQSTGPTLICPYDVPQLAVGGSGDVLAGCIGGLLASRADVLRECSAALPWDCHPSLLAAGMGVALHALAGRSLAVQWPLRGNTPTATADALPHVLHTVQQDKEDTFAWPR